The following coding sequences lie in one Thalassoglobus polymorphus genomic window:
- a CDS encoding DUF971 domain-containing protein yields the protein MAFAPEKIRALREEGVFEIVWNEKRTSRYPFKFLRCECPCAACVNEFTGERMLDPATVPEDIDPTEVGFSGNYALKIKWSDGHHTGLYSWDHLERLANHLEKVNTGPVE from the coding sequence ATGGCGTTTGCGCCTGAAAAAATTCGTGCCCTTCGTGAAGAAGGTGTTTTCGAGATTGTCTGGAACGAAAAGCGAACGAGCCGTTATCCGTTCAAGTTCTTAAGATGCGAGTGCCCTTGTGCTGCCTGTGTGAATGAGTTTACGGGGGAGCGCATGCTCGATCCGGCCACAGTTCCTGAGGACATCGACCCGACTGAAGTCGGTTTCAGTGGGAATTATGCCCTGAAGATCAAATGGTCCGACGGACACCATACCGGGCTGTATTCCTGGGATCATCTTGAACGATTGGCAAATCATCTTGAGAAAGTGAATACAGGACCAGTTGAATGA
- a CDS encoding MMPL family transporter — protein sequence MYRRIGEYVSYAPIFTIGAWLIVAFSAILTAPATLDVWQDGEFAFLPESSPSRRAQRLFRDAFPPTDGTRFDSNTNVGTSVQRDPLGSNIVVVLFRENRPEGLSNADRYFLSERLVPRLESIRESTPFSDAVDSAQTNTKIPEPERVVRKITTPNDNRIGFFLKSLDNRAELVVLELKTEFLDRQNGLVVDRVEKLLTSSELMRSKPVGLAIAVSGSATVGRDLLRAERESAERTKMATRFLIVVLLLLLYRAPLLAMVPIITVGLAVEFSMALLTHLADLGWIGLFNGLEVYVTVVVYGAGVDYCLFLIARYKEELIEGQSYPDAIVRSIRKIGAALATSAGTSIIGIGMMTFAEFGKFRQAGIAIAIGLLVAVCFAVTFAPALLLLLRHWAFWPDIRKERPQQEDVWLPSTNVWKKIREQRWLDEFWNFTAGFLRKFPGRIFLCTIFIMLPFAIYGFSKQGDLSYGLITDLPDDVTSVDGARAIQAHFPTGITGPVVVLVQFNLEELEKQFQGDNLSDVRTAERLSQQMTDHLNTAIGELDQANFHIADVRNQTDPLGKGFRAKEYLDSLSSSFSETNARRTFSHRTYTSIRGQHAGQVVRLDFVLSTDPFERISLQKLSEIEELVRASIPEPLRGSAEVLSLGPTSLIRDLKSSTDRDRMLIHLLVAISVYLMLVALLRQPAVCAYLIATVVFSYFVSLGVTFLFFSLQGSSDVTEIDWKVPIYLFTFLIAMGEDYNILLMSRVAEDQKRRAPVDGILSALTRTGSIISSCGLIMAGTFATMMFGSLLGMVQLGFALAFGILLDTFVIRPILVPAWLILVNRGQFGPFGKWLGACQVEESTNFNQQLEPPHEENDSL from the coding sequence ATGTATCGTCGCATCGGAGAATATGTCTCTTACGCGCCAATCTTCACAATTGGAGCTTGGCTCATCGTTGCGTTTTCCGCAATCTTGACCGCTCCGGCGACGTTAGACGTCTGGCAAGATGGGGAGTTTGCGTTTCTTCCGGAGAGTTCACCAAGTCGACGGGCGCAGCGACTGTTTCGAGATGCATTCCCTCCCACCGATGGAACGCGATTCGATTCTAATACCAATGTTGGGACTTCAGTTCAGCGTGACCCACTTGGAAGTAACATCGTTGTCGTTCTCTTTCGTGAGAATCGACCGGAAGGGCTCTCGAATGCTGATCGCTACTTCTTAAGTGAACGCCTCGTACCCCGTCTCGAATCAATACGTGAATCGACACCATTCAGCGATGCAGTCGATTCCGCCCAAACAAACACGAAGATCCCTGAGCCAGAACGTGTTGTTCGCAAAATCACCACGCCGAACGACAATCGCATCGGTTTCTTTTTGAAAAGCCTCGACAATCGTGCAGAGCTTGTCGTTCTCGAACTTAAAACGGAATTTCTGGATCGTCAGAACGGCTTGGTCGTTGATCGCGTCGAGAAGCTATTAACCTCTTCAGAGTTGATGCGTTCAAAACCGGTTGGATTGGCCATCGCAGTGAGCGGATCGGCAACGGTCGGTCGTGACCTGCTTCGAGCAGAAAGGGAAAGTGCGGAACGAACGAAGATGGCAACCCGTTTTTTGATTGTCGTCTTATTACTTCTTCTCTACCGCGCTCCTCTACTCGCCATGGTCCCGATTATCACGGTCGGTTTGGCCGTTGAATTCAGCATGGCGCTGTTGACGCATCTGGCGGATTTAGGATGGATTGGGCTGTTCAACGGGCTGGAGGTTTATGTCACAGTGGTCGTGTACGGAGCAGGCGTCGATTACTGCCTGTTTCTCATCGCACGTTATAAAGAAGAGTTGATCGAAGGCCAGTCTTATCCGGATGCGATCGTCCGTTCCATTCGCAAAATCGGGGCTGCTTTAGCGACCAGTGCCGGAACGAGCATCATCGGGATCGGGATGATGACGTTTGCGGAATTTGGGAAATTTCGCCAAGCCGGAATCGCCATCGCCATTGGTTTGCTGGTTGCAGTCTGCTTTGCTGTTACATTTGCACCAGCTTTACTGTTGTTGTTGCGACACTGGGCATTTTGGCCGGACATTCGCAAAGAGCGTCCTCAGCAAGAGGATGTATGGCTTCCTTCGACTAATGTCTGGAAAAAAATTCGTGAGCAAAGATGGCTCGATGAATTTTGGAACTTCACCGCTGGCTTCTTGAGGAAGTTTCCTGGTCGAATCTTTCTCTGTACGATTTTCATCATGCTCCCGTTTGCAATCTACGGTTTCTCCAAACAGGGCGATTTGAGCTATGGATTAATTACCGATCTTCCTGACGATGTGACAAGCGTCGACGGAGCCCGAGCAATTCAAGCTCACTTTCCGACTGGGATCACTGGTCCTGTTGTGGTCCTTGTTCAATTCAATCTGGAAGAATTAGAGAAGCAATTTCAGGGAGACAACCTGTCAGATGTTCGGACCGCCGAACGGTTGAGTCAACAGATGACAGATCATTTGAATACGGCGATCGGAGAATTGGATCAGGCGAATTTTCACATCGCCGATGTTCGAAACCAGACCGATCCGCTCGGGAAAGGGTTTCGAGCGAAGGAATATCTCGATTCACTCTCATCTTCATTTTCTGAAACAAACGCACGCAGGACCTTCTCGCATCGGACGTACACAAGTATTCGGGGGCAACATGCGGGACAAGTCGTACGGTTAGACTTTGTCTTGAGCACCGATCCGTTTGAGCGAATTTCTCTTCAAAAGCTCAGCGAAATCGAGGAACTTGTCAGGGCCTCCATTCCAGAACCGCTGCGCGGTTCTGCGGAGGTTCTTTCGCTCGGGCCAACCTCCTTGATTCGTGACCTCAAGTCGTCGACAGACCGTGACAGGATGCTCATCCATCTTCTTGTTGCCATCTCTGTTTATCTCATGCTGGTAGCTCTGCTACGGCAACCAGCGGTCTGTGCTTACCTGATCGCCACAGTTGTTTTCAGCTATTTTGTTTCCCTGGGGGTGACGTTCCTCTTCTTTTCCTTGCAAGGCTCCTCAGACGTCACCGAGATCGATTGGAAGGTTCCGATTTACCTGTTCACTTTCCTTATCGCAATGGGGGAAGACTACAATATTTTGTTGATGTCTCGTGTCGCTGAAGATCAAAAGCGGCGCGCTCCGGTGGACGGAATTCTCTCAGCTCTGACTCGAACGGGTAGCATTATTTCAAGTTGTGGGCTGATTATGGCTGGCACCTTTGCCACCATGATGTTTGGATCTTTACTCGGCATGGTCCAACTCGGATTTGCACTCGCGTTCGGAATTCTTCTCGATACATTCGTGATCCGTCCAATTCTGGTTCCTGCATGGTTAATCTTGGTGAACCGAGGCCAATTCGGACCTTTCGGGAAATGGCTGGGAGCTTGCCAAGTCGAAGAGTCAACAAACTTCAATCAACAGCTTGAGCCGCCGCACGAAGAAAATGATTCACTATGA